The proteins below are encoded in one region of Oncorhynchus masou masou isolate Uvic2021 chromosome 15, UVic_Omas_1.1, whole genome shotgun sequence:
- the LOC135554951 gene encoding noggin-3-like — MDQSQHFVAMYLLMLSLGLIIEEGLCQHYYLLRPIPSDSLPLVELKEDPDPVFDPKERDLNETELKSVLGDFDSRLMSITPQDKYTGNDELDDVDIQQKPSGVMPNEIKAMDFDVQFGKKHKPNKKLKRRLQQWLWSFSFCPVMYTWNDLGSRFWPRYVRVGNCQSKRSCSVPEGMVCKPANSTHFTILRWRCIQKKGGLKCTWIPVQYPMITECKCACSN; from the coding sequence ATGGATCAATCACAGCATTTTGTAGCAATGTACTTGCTGATGTTGTCCCTCGGACTTATAATAGAAGAAGGGCTATGCCAGCATTATTACCTCCTCCGTCCTATCCCgagtgacagtttaccacttgtGGAATTAAAAGAGGACCCAGATCCTGTCTTTGACCCAAAAGAGAGGGACCTCAATGAAACCGAACTGAAAAGTGTATTGGGGGACTTTGATAGTCGCTTGatgtctattacaccacaggataaatacactggcaacGATGAGCTTGACGATGTGGACATTCAACAGAAGCCCAGTGGAGTGATGCCGAATGAAATCAAAGCAATGGATTTTGACGTACAGTTTGGCAAGAAGCACAAACCCAATAAAAAACTTAAACGGAGGCTGCAGCAGTGGCTGTGGTCATTCTCATTCTGTCCCGTCATGTATACATGGAACGACCTCGGCAGCAGATTTTGGCCACGTTATGTGAGAGTGGGAAACTGTCAAAGCAAAAGATCATGTTCGGTTCCAGAGGGGATGGTCTGCAAACCAGCAAACTCGACCCATTTTACGATATTGAGATGGCGGTGTATACAGAAGAAAGGGGGCCTCAAATGTACTTGGATACCAGTTCAATACCCGATGATAACCGAATGCAAATGCGCCTGCTCGAACTGA
- the LOC135555390 gene encoding LOW QUALITY PROTEIN: chromobox protein homolog 2-like (The sequence of the model RefSeq protein was modified relative to this genomic sequence to represent the inferred CDS: deleted 1 base in 1 codon) → MEELSAVGEQVFDAECILNKRLRKGKLEFLVKWRGWSSKHNSWEPQANILDPRLLAAFNKSEQEKEILICKRGKRPRGRPRKVVETVPEVSKSSSSSSSSSSSGSSSSSSSSSSSSDDDDDDNNDRKAKPGPRTRELHPVPQKKAQIVVAKPEPQRKKRGRKALPAEMKAIQQNKGQRKIIKTVAKDSPADLRGGIKKPFHPASFTFMGLNSRGPLSVQGRCSLAQGGTTKNSMNTEGSGRSNTSASSFNQRSNQSKSQASDFKLSVSEVDSGAGLDLKTTASKSGVAVLNLHNSKLSTSNGNLQGAFQPQLGSHNGQKKPDAPGQTPLQQVLNNKPASPFSTPKGPANQAASLQALNLQSVNKSTQGNGTPGNGTAPMSNLRSTANPARKNTVGQYGLERNPVQSPATPGGQLPRKNHPGVDKVKAEETSEVGFTAERPERLTTTRAQGRVEKSIVQNTSTEARDILGKRERSASKDSGKQAKVLLSEMSTGEESTSDSDQDSPYPSNSQDLSISVQTGQDWKPTHSLIEHVFVTDVTANLVTVTVKESPTSVGFFNIHNY, encoded by the exons ATGGAGGAATTGAGCGCCGTAGGAGAACAGGTTTTCGACGCTGAATGCATCCTGAACAAACGACTAAGAAAG GGGAAGTTAGAGTTTCTTGTAAAGTGGAGGGGATGGTCATCCAA GCACAATAGCTGGGAGCCCCAAGCGAACATCCTTGACCCAAGATTATTGGCTGCATTTAACAAGAG tgaACAAGAAAAGGAAATTCTGATCTGCAAGAGAGGGAAAAGGCCGAGGGGGAGACCTCGAAAAGTTGTG GAAACTGTGCCTGAAGTGTCAAAGTCAAGCAGTTCTTCATCATCGTCATCTTCGTCTGGCTCATCATCGtcatcttcttcctcttcctcctcatcggATGACGACGACGATGATAACAATGATAGAAAGGCAAAGCCAGGTCCCAGAACACGGGAGCTCCACCCTGTCCCTCAGAAGAAAGCACAGATTGTTGTGGCCAAGCCGGAGCCCCAGAGGAAGAAGCGAGGCAGGAAAGCACTGCCTGCAGAAATGAAGGCCATTCAACAGAACAAGGGCCAGCGCAAGATTATAAAGACAGTTGCCAAAGACTCCCCTGCAGACCTCCGAGGTGGAATCAAGAAACCCTTTCACCCAGCCAGCTTCACCTTCATGGGGTTGAACAGCAGAGGCCCTCTGAGTGTCCAGGGCAGATGTTCCCTGGCCCAGGGTGGGACTACTAAAAACTCCATGAACACTGAAGGCTCTGGCCGGTCAAATACTTCAGCTTCT TCTTTCAACCAGAGATCCAACCAGAGCAAGAGTCAAGCTTCTGACTTCAAACTGTCGGTCTCTGAAGTGGACAGTGGAGCAGGTTTGGACTTAAAAACGACTGCAAGCAAatctggagtagcagtgttgaaTTTGCATAACTCCAAACTCTCAACCAGCAATGGCAACCTGCAAGGAGCTTTTCAGCCACAGCTGGGTTCCCACAATGGGCAGAAGAAACCAGATGCCCCTGGGCAAACACCACTGCAGCAGGTACTCAATAACAaacctgcttcccccttctccactccTAAAGGCCCTGCCAACCAAGCTGCAAGCCTTCAGGCACTAAACCTGCAGAGTGTGAACAAATCAACACAGGGCAACGGTACTCCAGGCAATGGCACCGCGCCAATGTCCAACCTGCGAAGCACCGCCAACCCAGCACGGAAAAACACAGTTGGTCAGTATGGTCTAGAGAGAAATCCTGTACAGAGTCCTGCCACGCCTGGTGGACAACTGCCCAGAAAGAACCATCCTGGAGTTGATAAGGTCAAAGCTGAGGAGACCAGTGAAGTGGGTTTCACAGCAGAGAGGCCTGAGAGGCTGACTACAACAAGGGCACAAGGGAGGGTTGAGAAGAGCATTGTCCAGAACACCTCCACAGAGGCCAGAGACATCCTGGGCAAGCGGGAGAGATCTGCCTCCAAAGACAGTGGCAAGCAGGCCAAGGTCCTCCTGAGTGAGATGAGCACCGGTGAGGAGAGCACCTCCGACTCTGACCAGGATTCTCCCTACCCAAGTAACAGTCAGGACTTGTCCATCTCAGTCCAGACCGGCCAGGACTGGAAGCCCACTCACAGCCTGATCGAGCATGTGTTTGTTACTGACGTCACTGCCAATCTTGTCACTGTCACAGTCAAGGAGTCCCCAACCAGTGTGGGCTTCTTCAACATACATAATTATTGA